The Malus sylvestris chromosome 12, drMalSylv7.2, whole genome shotgun sequence genome contains a region encoding:
- the LOC126592406 gene encoding uncharacterized protein LOC126592406, which yields MRKGYLVLILFRILTRYLKERKHWSPSCSFPDQPRETCPYAWSCSSYGASASCMRLSVIWNPSTHSKALMTSTPWSPVGKSLALPASGQLHRPSAAVCSVTSLNLNSLHKFLSLITRLSNVKRDEVNSSIDNQK from the exons aTGAGGAAAGGCTACCTGGTGTTAATTCTTTTCAGGATACTAACAAG GTATCTGAAGGAGAGGAAACATTGGAGCCCCTCTTGCAGCTTTCCAGATCAACCAAGAGAAACTTGTCCGTATGCTTGGTCATGTTCAAGCTATGGCGCCTCTGCAAGCTGTATGAG GCTTTCGGTGATTTGGAACCCATCTACACATTCGAAGGCACTTATGACATCAACGCCTTGGTCACCGGTAGGGAAGTCACTGGCATTGCCAGCTTCAGGCCAGCTGCATCGACCCAGCGCAGCCGTCTGTAGTGTAACTTCTCTGAATCTCAACTCCCTCCACAAGTTTCTTTCATTAATAACAAGGTTGTCTAATGTCAAAAGGGATGAAGTGAATTCATCCATTGACAACCAAAAATAA
- the LOC126592407 gene encoding uncharacterized protein LOC126592407 has protein sequence MARLREATRVEERALNDKLAKIHESVAAPPFMDAVRRYGRAGHGEIVEDDAVIKSLKSALETVVENANLLRTTMATKLVDLLSSGQAVRFLTAVMQFQLKIRSLGLERDAEQQRELSEGGGGWSPISSRW, from the coding sequence ATGGCCCGGCTGAGGGAGGCGACCCGGGTCGAGGAGCGCGCGCTCAACGACAAGCTCGCCAAGATTCACGAGAGCGTGGCGGCGCCGCCGTTCATGGATGCGGTGCGGCGGTACGGGAGGGCCGGACACGGGGAGATCGTGGAGGACGACGCGGTGATCAAGTCGCTTAAGTCGGCATTGGAGACCGTGGTGGAGAATGCCAACTTGCTGAGGACGACGATGGCGACGAAGCTGGTGGATTTGCTGAGCTCGGGGCAGGCAGTGAGGTTTTTGACGGCGGTGATGCAGTTTCAGCTAAAGATTCGGAGTTTGGGGTTGGAGAGGGACGCCGAGCAGCAGCGGGAATTGAGCGAAGGCGGTGGTGGTTGGAGTCCAATTAGTAGTAGGTGGtag